The DNA region CGTTTCAGTGATGGTTGCAGCCAGTGGCGTAGTGGGGCGCTTGATCAGTGTGCTCAACTGGTGACTGTCGTCGAACAATGCGCCTTGAGCTGCCGCAGCATCTGAGTCTGCCAACAACTGCGCGACGAAATCCGGCAGGCCCGCTTTGATAAGCGCCGCTTCGAATTCAGCCTGCGGCAGGTCGACATAAGCCAGTGTCTTGCCGCTTTGCCTGGACAGTTCGGCAGCGTAGTCGGCCAACGTGTAAGAAACATCGCCCGCCAACTCATAGACGCGACCGGCCTGATCCTCATCGGCTGTCAGAACTGTTGCGGCCGCTTTGGCATAGTCCAGTCGCGAGGCCGAACTGATCCGCCCCTCACCGGCGCAGCCCATTACCGCGCCATGCGCCAAGGCTCCCGGAGCGCCCGCTACATAGTTTTCGGTGTACCAGCCATTACGCAGCAAGACGAAGGGCAGGCCGCTGGACTGCAAGTAGTCTTCAGTCTCGCGATGTTCTTTGGCCAGACCCAGTGCCGAGGTGTCCGCGTGCAACACGCTGGTGTAAGCGAGCAGTTTGACTCCGGCATTTTTCGCCGCATTGATGACCGCCTGATGCTGAGTCAGACGCTGGCCCACCTCGCTGGACGAAATCAGCAGCAGCGTGTCAGCGCCGGCAAACGCGCTGTCCAGCGTTGACGGTTGCGCGTAATCGGCCTGACGAACCTGAACGCCCAGTGCCGAGAGGTCGGCGGCCTTTTCCGGGCTGCGCACGGCAGCAATGATCTGCGAAGCGGGCAGGCGAGTGAGCAACTGTTCAATGACGAGACGGCCAAGCTGGCCAGTGGCACCGGTGACAACGATCATGTTGGAGTTCTCGAATCAGGTTGATGGAAAGCACGAGGATAGTCATGATGCTTTCTTTTCGTAAGTACGTACAAAAAGGTAAGTGTCATGAGTGAATCCGCCGCGCACCCATACTCAGAAACGGCCGAATCGATGCTGGCCTTTGTTCGTCAGGGGCAAGTGCTGGCCACCGACTGCCCGTCGAGGGTTGTCCTCAACCATGTCTGCAGTCGCTGGGGCGTACTGGT from Pseudomonas syringae includes:
- a CDS encoding SDR family oxidoreductase; this translates as MIVVTGATGQLGRLVIEQLLTRLPASQIIAAVRSPEKAADLSALGVQVRQADYAQPSTLDSAFAGADTLLLISSSEVGQRLTQHQAVINAAKNAGVKLLAYTSVLHADTSALGLAKEHRETEDYLQSSGLPFVLLRNGWYTENYVAGAPGALAHGAVMGCAGEGRISSASRLDYAKAAATVLTADEDQAGRVYELAGDVSYTLADYAAELSRQSGKTLAYVDLPQAEFEAALIKAGLPDFVAQLLADSDAAAAQGALFDDSHQLSTLIKRPTTPLAATITETLKG